One region of Hymenobacter sediminicola genomic DNA includes:
- a CDS encoding phage tail tape measure protein, with translation MTGPISHDDLFNELGPGARELAEYGKSVQSLNRNVRALGKNLDADASRIAAGLAGISDATKGIREQVAGLKGITDQERTMLAGLSSQVAKLAQDQDRYKAALAGQATVRKQTEEATKGLTKALREQQSALKAAFAAGNMEAAQKAAINVLNLKRQTDQLNKAVRGANSELTAAAGSYNRLSIETQQLGDKIRALPGGFEAAGKEANELKKQFADNTQRLKDFDRELNQNFREVGSYAKGILEAVAALEKQKGTLVANIGAMQQQSRATGLSADQQDRLQQEIKQTEAELGKVNGQLKNYGVGTKESGGLTAGLSAGVGGLAQNLAGAYYGLQGLSTGLQKFFTDNVELSVALNDVRKTTGLTADEADRLTDSLKAIPTTTSLSGLLDEAKVGGQLGKTKDEIEGFVRSIDVATQALSDDFQGGAEEIATSLGKIELVFKKSLGPDQEKNLLNIGSALNELGAEGAATAPFLADVALRTGASAATFGLALPTVLAYAAALQETGFSAEVSGTALNRLFSTLSTRTDESFAIAKLADSNLTLKEFKRLINTDFEAAINVFLAGLNKGGTSTTRLNGLLKTLKLQSGEAKSVIITLAKNQELLAERQKTANEQLADGTSLAAEAAVKLEGLGGSWKLLKNDVSNFFTSGAASKSLQYLVDFVRFDFKLGAAGLRGIGDGFSYIGKKVGVIKPAQQDVFSATAKTTKGLLEQADTADKLLTRYQALASQTSRNAGEQREMADITSKLQQSLGRNVVNLDKQTGAVKLNTGAVEDAVFATRRLAIANEKDLVRSLTNAQASVAATEQSLASLTGLVGGQKLKLDAIVPDPERAQELANAMRDVRDVFGSTQTLGPSSGFTLKEIAAAEKYIDAEARLLQKQDLLKKQQQDLKNAQNALNSVRKAGTAVIVENKDAGEEEGEELDKKKKQIADVAKAQYELNKSRLEARLADLSRQAENPANSEAIRTDAIRKASAVRVDLAELERDELIRVAAQTYKDQVNGAAALNLTRRRLSEEFRQNTVDIEREGNKQLLALRRTLLDQLAAIDKLALEAEANQLDLIAQDESLSYTERQQAALDAAARRIEIAELEAEGQRRAAEGNAKELLRIEQELQNKRDEQLRATRPFNADLANDELEGKYAQQQLALEKRLSAGLISERTYKAELRKLEDAYLAVKLGNLQTDKTKRKEAIAEELEQERAKNQRKLEEEKRLQELRAELIQEGLQQIQGFSDAAFDIGSNRRQQEAQDLQQQKDNELKAAGENAELKAQIEESYRQRELAMRIRQAKADKQQAQFNNALNTATAVTAVLSTGGGTKYADFGISAGVLTALVIAQGLAQAAAIASRPLPQYFRGRENGPAEFALVGERGAELIEGRSGGMRLASGPMVTYLQAGDKVHTADRTQQLLQTDPTLAGLLAQRAYSTQLERQAAGAAQPATASASRVASQIALSFGRDADRIVRAVENIETTVFTEEGLRRYHRRGQHVTEFVNKHYRRHAK, from the coding sequence CCGGACCTATCTCCCATGATGACCTGTTTAACGAGCTTGGCCCCGGCGCCCGGGAGCTAGCCGAGTACGGCAAGTCGGTACAGTCGCTCAACCGCAACGTGCGGGCACTGGGCAAGAACCTGGATGCAGACGCGTCCCGCATTGCCGCCGGGCTGGCCGGCATCAGCGACGCTACCAAGGGTATTCGGGAGCAGGTAGCTGGCCTGAAAGGCATTACCGATCAGGAGCGCACCATGCTGGCGGGCCTCTCGTCGCAGGTAGCCAAGCTGGCGCAGGACCAGGACCGCTACAAAGCCGCGCTGGCTGGTCAAGCCACCGTGCGCAAACAGACGGAAGAGGCTACCAAAGGGCTGACGAAGGCGTTACGCGAGCAGCAGTCTGCCCTAAAGGCGGCATTTGCGGCCGGTAACATGGAAGCGGCTCAGAAAGCGGCCATCAATGTGCTGAACCTAAAGCGGCAGACCGACCAGCTCAACAAAGCGGTGCGTGGTGCCAACTCCGAACTGACGGCCGCCGCTGGCTCCTACAACCGCCTGAGCATCGAAACCCAGCAGCTGGGCGATAAGATCCGCGCCCTACCCGGTGGTTTCGAAGCCGCCGGCAAGGAGGCGAACGAACTGAAAAAGCAGTTTGCTGACAATACCCAGCGTCTGAAGGATTTCGACCGCGAGCTGAATCAGAACTTCCGCGAAGTCGGTTCCTACGCCAAAGGCATTCTCGAAGCCGTAGCGGCACTGGAAAAGCAGAAGGGCACGCTGGTAGCCAACATCGGCGCGATGCAGCAGCAGAGCCGCGCTACGGGCCTGAGCGCCGATCAGCAGGACCGCCTGCAGCAGGAAATCAAGCAGACCGAAGCGGAACTGGGCAAAGTCAATGGCCAGTTGAAAAACTACGGGGTAGGCACCAAGGAAAGCGGTGGGCTCACGGCGGGCCTGAGTGCCGGCGTGGGCGGGCTGGCTCAAAATTTAGCCGGCGCCTACTACGGGTTGCAGGGACTGTCAACGGGGCTGCAGAAGTTCTTTACGGATAACGTAGAGCTTTCTGTCGCCCTAAACGATGTGCGTAAAACCACGGGCCTGACCGCAGACGAAGCCGACCGGCTTACCGACTCGCTCAAAGCCATTCCCACTACCACCTCGCTGTCTGGGTTGCTTGACGAAGCGAAGGTGGGCGGGCAGCTGGGCAAGACGAAGGACGAGATTGAAGGCTTTGTGCGCTCCATTGATGTGGCGACGCAGGCGCTGTCGGATGATTTCCAGGGCGGGGCCGAAGAAATTGCCACCTCACTGGGCAAAATTGAGCTGGTATTTAAGAAGTCGCTGGGCCCGGATCAGGAAAAGAACCTGCTCAACATCGGCTCGGCCCTAAACGAGTTGGGGGCTGAAGGTGCGGCCACGGCCCCGTTCCTGGCAGACGTGGCGTTGCGCACTGGTGCTAGCGCGGCCACCTTTGGCTTGGCGCTGCCCACGGTGCTGGCCTATGCTGCCGCCTTGCAGGAAACCGGCTTTAGTGCCGAAGTATCCGGCACGGCCCTGAACCGGCTGTTTTCAACGCTCAGCACGCGCACCGATGAGAGCTTTGCTATTGCCAAGCTGGCCGACTCGAACCTGACGCTGAAAGAATTCAAGCGCCTGATCAATACCGATTTCGAGGCGGCTATCAATGTATTCCTGGCCGGCCTCAACAAGGGCGGCACTTCCACCACGCGCCTGAACGGGTTGCTCAAAACCCTCAAGCTGCAGAGCGGGGAAGCCAAGTCGGTTATCATCACACTGGCCAAAAACCAGGAACTGCTGGCCGAGCGGCAAAAAACGGCCAATGAGCAGTTGGCTGATGGCACCTCGTTGGCGGCCGAAGCCGCCGTCAAGCTGGAAGGCCTGGGCGGCAGCTGGAAGCTCCTCAAAAACGATGTCAGCAACTTCTTTACGTCTGGCGCTGCCAGCAAGTCGCTGCAGTACCTGGTAGACTTCGTGCGTTTCGATTTCAAGCTGGGCGCCGCCGGCCTGCGTGGCATCGGCGACGGCTTCAGCTACATCGGCAAGAAAGTAGGCGTCATTAAGCCGGCCCAGCAGGACGTGTTTTCGGCCACGGCCAAAACCACCAAGGGCCTATTGGAGCAGGCGGATACGGCCGATAAGTTGTTGACCCGCTACCAGGCGCTGGCCAGCCAGACCAGCCGCAATGCCGGTGAGCAGCGCGAAATGGCCGACATCACCAGCAAGCTCCAGCAGTCGCTGGGCCGGAACGTCGTGAATCTGGACAAGCAGACTGGTGCGGTGAAGCTCAATACGGGCGCCGTGGAGGATGCCGTGTTTGCGACCCGCCGACTGGCCATCGCTAACGAAAAGGACCTGGTCCGCTCGCTGACCAATGCGCAGGCTTCTGTTGCGGCTACCGAGCAGAGTCTGGCCAGCCTGACCGGCCTTGTGGGTGGGCAGAAGCTTAAGCTGGATGCTATCGTGCCCGATCCGGAGCGGGCCCAGGAACTGGCCAATGCCATGCGCGACGTGCGCGACGTGTTCGGCAGCACCCAGACGCTGGGGCCGTCGTCGGGGTTTACGCTGAAAGAAATTGCCGCGGCGGAAAAGTATATCGATGCGGAGGCGCGCCTGCTGCAAAAGCAGGACCTGCTTAAAAAACAGCAGCAGGACCTGAAAAACGCCCAGAACGCGCTCAACTCGGTGCGTAAAGCCGGCACGGCCGTCATTGTCGAAAACAAGGACGCAGGTGAGGAGGAAGGCGAGGAGTTGGATAAGAAAAAGAAGCAGATTGCCGATGTCGCCAAAGCCCAGTACGAGCTAAATAAGAGCCGGCTGGAAGCGCGGCTCGCCGATTTGTCGCGGCAGGCAGAGAATCCGGCCAACTCGGAAGCCATCCGTACCGACGCCATTCGCAAAGCCAGCGCCGTACGCGTAGACCTAGCCGAGCTGGAGCGGGACGAGCTGATCCGGGTAGCAGCCCAGACCTATAAAGACCAGGTGAACGGGGCCGCGGCGCTGAACCTGACCCGCCGCCGCCTGAGCGAAGAATTCCGGCAGAACACCGTCGATATCGAGCGGGAAGGCAACAAGCAGCTGCTGGCGCTGCGGCGCACCCTGCTGGATCAGTTGGCGGCTATTGATAAGCTGGCTCTCGAAGCCGAAGCCAACCAGCTGGACCTGATTGCCCAGGATGAGAGCCTGAGCTACACCGAGCGGCAGCAGGCCGCCCTGGATGCAGCGGCGCGGCGCATTGAAATTGCCGAACTCGAAGCCGAAGGCCAGCGCCGGGCCGCGGAAGGCAATGCCAAGGAACTGCTGCGTATCGAGCAGGAGCTGCAGAACAAGCGCGATGAGCAGCTACGCGCTACCCGTCCCTTCAATGCCGATCTGGCCAATGATGAGTTGGAGGGCAAGTACGCCCAACAGCAGCTCGCGCTGGAAAAGCGGCTTTCGGCGGGCCTGATTTCCGAGCGCACCTACAAAGCCGAGTTGCGCAAGCTCGAAGACGCTTACCTGGCAGTGAAGCTGGGCAACCTGCAGACCGATAAAACCAAGCGCAAGGAGGCCATTGCTGAAGAACTGGAACAGGAGCGGGCCAAGAATCAGCGCAAGCTGGAAGAGGAAAAACGCCTGCAGGAGTTGCGGGCCGAACTCATTCAGGAAGGGTTGCAGCAGATTCAGGGCTTTTCAGATGCGGCCTTCGACATCGGTAGCAACCGGCGCCAGCAGGAAGCGCAGGATCTGCAGCAGCAGAAAGACAACGAGTTGAAGGCGGCCGGCGAGAATGCCGAGCTCAAAGCGCAGATTGAGGAAAGCTACCGGCAGCGGGAACTGGCCATGCGCATCCGGCAGGCCAAAGCCGATAAGCAGCAGGCCCAGTTCAACAACGCCCTGAACACGGCTACGGCTGTCACCGCCGTGCTTAGCACCGGTGGCGGCACCAAGTACGCCGACTTCGGTATCAGCGCCGGGGTGCTGACCGCTCTGGTTATTGCGCAGGGCCTGGCCCAGGCGGCGGCCATTGCTTCGCGTCCCCTCCCCCAATACTTCCGTGGCCGTGAGAATGGTCCCGCTGAATTTGCCTTGGTGGGTGAACGAGGCGCGGAGCTGATTGAGGGTCGTAGCGGCGGCATGCGCCTGGCTTCGGGCCCGATGGTTACCTACCTGCAGGCAGGCGATAAAGTGCACACCGCCGACCGCACCCAGCAGTTGCTGCAGACCGACCCCACTTTGGCTGGTCTGCTGGCGCAGCGGGCCTATTCTACGCAACTGGAACGGCAGGCCGCCGGCGCAGCCCAGCCCGCTACAGCTTCGGCCAGCCGGGTTGCCTCGCAGATTGCCCTGTCCTTCGGCCGCGACGCCGACCGCATCGTGCGGGCCGTGGAAAACATCGAAACCACCGTCTTCACGGAAGAAGGCTTGCGCCGCTACCACCGCCGCGGGCAGCACGTCACCGAGTTCGTCAACAAACATTACCGGCGTCACGCCAAATAA